The following are encoded together in the Strongyloides ratti genome assembly S_ratti_ED321, chromosome : 2 genome:
- a CDS encoding Neurolysin, mitochondrial: MLSRINIATKNITKVVRDIRFNSTKPLSLIRGRNINEIIQKRNILFRMCNEVPHRITGYYVVFPAIPDEDKDNNRFLASIENHEDWPALKSASPREFYQGTVRLVMEYGATTFNHFEHLEKLFNVDPEAVASYETILEPILSHEYDVEYAFHTLILKMHTDWPECTNKEFESDMYHLRIMVAREKIEKLCKPSFTNALRSMYKNQNPDAEKSDKEKWIIRLIENLLLEERASGHDKTDKKTRKLLGSWNKFIDKYRATYITNIMATNDQVRFSITNKDVIKGAPPHVLKELAVNKKNYKNGPWMARLCPTSIMPFMKYCKDRTLRAEAWEKWVSRASFEHDFYNNSINIEEIRHNHDGMAKTLGYSSVSQHRLANKMAGSPAIVRKFLTELNKRIRPVFFDRLDAWQEYAQKKEMISSKIGAHDLFYICGKEAFDHYNVNELEMMNYFSFWDTFDNITKIAGHLLNISFNEIPDGLEKCHHSVKIFNVTDMSNGKHLGRLYIDPFERKNKRGSWLTLLGRPANEEKNLDKIVYMIAQGNEPDSQGNSLLHYSQLQNLLFHIGRSIQLLLSQSPFRDTTIPWAPMYAADWDGADLLPTFFQFFIYKPNLLQAMSSPHAINGTDLSEDLANNASLSFSRATLWETYRTLFWSDFDLTIYEMENRKDKFWVDLYREMYKEYFPFKMLKNDYHPCSFTPIFSMVSYMSMYYRKLWREMLAFDVHNTFAQEKDEKSTGERLKQTILYPGSKEPQEILYRRFQGRDPSVGPICDFYDPSVISDLENVKEAI; this comes from the exons ATGTTGTCACGAATCAATATAgcaactaaaaatattacaaaagtAGTGAGGGACATTAGGTTTAATTCTACTAAACCTTTATCACTAATTCGTGgaagaaatataaatgaaattattcAGAAAcgtaatattttgtttagaATGTGCAATGAAGTACCTCATAGAATTACTGGATATTATGTAgt ttttccAGCTATACCTGATGAAGATAAAGATAACAATAGATTTTTAGCTAGTATAGAAAATCACGAAGATTGGCCTGCCTTAAAATCTGCTTCAC ctAGAGAGTTTTACCAAGGAACTGTACGTCTTGTTATGGAGTATGGAGCAACAACTTTTAATCATTTTGaacatttagaaaaattattcaatGTTGATCCTGAAGCTGTAGCTAGTTATGAAACAATTCTTGAACCAATATTATCACATGAATATGATGTGGAATATGCTTTTCATActctaattttaaaaatgcatACAGATTGGCCAGAGTGTACTAATAAAGAATTTGAATCAGATATGTATCATCTTCGAATAATGGTTGCTAGAGAGAAAATTGAAAAGTTATGTAAGCCTTCTTTTACTAATGCTTTAAGAAGTATGTATAAAAACCAAAATCCTGATGCTGAAAAAagtgataaagaaaaatggATAATAAGacttattgaaaatttactTCTTGAAGAAAGGGCTAGTGGTCATGATAAAACTGATAAAAAAACAAGAAAATTATTAGGTTCTTGGAAcaaatttattgataagtATCGTGCTActtatattacaaatattatgGCAACTAATGATCAAGTAAGATTTAGTATAACAAATAAAGATGTTATAAAAGGTGCTCCACCACATGTTTTAAAAGAGTTAGCtgtaaataagaaaaattataaaaatggaCCATGGATGGCAAGATTATGCCCAACTAGCATTATGCCATTTATGAAATATTGTAAGGATAGAACATTAAGAGCAGAAGCATGGGAAAAGTGGGTTTCACGAGCTTCTTTTGAACATGATTTTTACAACAATTCTATAAATATTGAAGAAATTCGTCACAACCATGATGGTATGGCTAAAACATTAGGGTATTCATCTGTTTCACAACATAGATTAGCCAATAAAATGGCTGGATCACCTGCTATTGTAAGGAAATTTTTGACAGAATTAAACAAACGAATACGACCAGTTTTTTTTGATAGATTAGATGCTTGGCAGGAGTACGCTCAGAAAAAGGAAATGATTAGCAGTAAAATTGGAGCTcatgatttattttatatttgtgGAAAAGAAGCTTTTGATCACTATAATGTTAATGAACTTGAAATgatgaattatttttcattttgggatacatttgataatataactAAGATCGCTGGACATTTACTTAACATTAGTTTCAATGAAATTCCTGATGGTCTTGAAAAATGTCATCATtctgttaaaatttttaatgtaactGATATGTCTAATGGCAAACATCTTGGAAGATTATACATTGATCCTTTcgaaagaaaaaataaacgAGGATCATGGTTAACATTACTTGGAAGACCAGCAAATGAGGAAAAAAATCTTgataaaatagtttatatGATTGCTCAAGGAAATGAACCAGACAGTCAAGGTAATTCATTATTACATTATTCACAATTACAAAATCTATTATTCCATATTGGTCGTTCTATTCAACTACTTTTATCTCAATCACCATTCAGAGATACAACTATACCATGGGCTCCAATGTATGCTGCAGATTGGGATGGAGCAGATTTATTACCAACATTTttccaattttttatttacaaaccAAATTTATTACAAGCAATGTCTTCACCACATGCTATAAATGGTACAGATTTATCAGAAGATCTTGCTAACAATGCCTCATTATCTTTTTCAAGAGCCACATTATGGGAAACATATAGAACACTTTTTTGGTCAGATTTtgatttaacaatatatgaAATGGAAAAtagaaaagataaattttggGTTGATTTATATCGTGAGATGTACAAAGAATATTTCCCTTTCAAAATGCTTAAAAATGACTATCATCCATGTTCATTTACACCAATATTTTCTATGGTATCTTATATGAGTATGTATTATAGAAAACTATGGAGAGAAATGTTAGCTTTTGATGTTCATAATACTTTTGCTCAAGAAAAGGATGAAAAAAGTACTGGTGAAAGATTGAAGCAAACTATTTTATATCCTGGTTCAAAGGAACCacaagaaatattatatagaaGATTCCAAGGTAGAGATCCTTCTGTTGGACCAATTTGTGATTTCTATGATCCTTCTGTTATTTCTGATTTAGAAAATGTTAAAGAAGCaatctaa
- a CDS encoding Peptidase M20 family and Peptidase M20, dimerisation domain-containing protein has protein sequence MSIISKLGKKNVSDLLVSLMKIESTTGNEGTLCKELKQYMEDNNWVVYEQPMKNNEKRNNLLITRKGVNVKDIKILFNSHLDTVPPYIPPRVENGIIYGRGANDAKGQVAAMIVAGEKLIEENENLGKNIGFLFVVGEETDHIGMITANELNLQPDYMIIGEPTENIFGSLQKGAAKLEIHCTGIPAHSGYPEKGISAIEKLLDILNDIRNYNWPKNEIVGNTTCNIGFIKGGQALNALAGEASAQLMFRITTSVEDITSKLASIVGEKGEIKVFGSNEPVQLSSPPLGYKSQSVSFNTDLPYFKNKDKLKGVYLYGGGSITNAHSENEYIKIDDLEEAVKTYVTLAKYFLSS, from the exons ATGTCTATAATATCAAAGttgggaaaaaaaaatgttagtGATTTATTAGTTTCTCTAATGAAAATAGAATCAACAACGGGAAATGAGGGAACACTTTGTAAAGagttaaaacaatatatggAAGATAATAATTGGGTTGTATATGAACAACCCATGAAAAacaatgaaaaaagaaacaatCTATTGATTACTAGAAAGGGTGTTAATGTTAAag atATTAAGATACTTTTTAATTCACATCTTGATACTGTTCCACCTTATATACCTCCAAGAGTTGAAAATGGTATTATTTATGGAAGAGGAGCAAATGATGCCAAAGGACAGGTTGCTGCTATGATTGTTGCTggagaaaaattaattgaagaaaatgaaaatttaggGAAAAACATAGGGTTTCTTTTTGTTGTTGGTGAAGAAACCGACCACATCGGAATGATTACAGCTAATGAATTAAACCTTCAACCTGATTATATGATTATAGGAGAACCAACAGAAAATATCTTTGGCAGTCTTCAAAAGGGGGCTGCTAAATTGGAGATTCACTGTACTGGAATTCCTGCTCATTCAGGATATCCAGAAAAAGGAATTTCTGCAATTGAAAAGTTGCTTGATATTTTGAATGATATTAGAAATTATAATTGGccaaaaaatgaaatagtTGGAAACACTACTTGTAATATTGGTTTCATTAAAGGAGGCCAAGCTTTAAATGCTTTAGCCGGAGAGGCAAGTGCACAACTAATGTTTAGAATAACAACTTCAGTAGAAGATATTACTAGTAAATTAGCTTCAATCGTTGGAGAAAAAGGtgaaataaaagtttttggATCAAATGAACCAGTTCAACTTTCATCACCACCTCTAGGATATAAAAGTCAAAGTGTTTCATTCAACACTGATCTtccttattttaaaaataaagacaAACTTAAAGGTGTTTACCTTTATGGTGGTGGTTCTATAACAAATGCTCATTCTGAAAATGAATATATCAAGATTGATGATCTTGAAGAGGCTGTGAAAACCTATGTTACTTTAGCTAAATATTTCTTGAGCTCTTAA
- a CDS encoding Leucine-rich repeat and Leucine-rich repeat, typical subtype-containing protein: MNNYYIFLYFYFTIILSKIHGQSFLCPVKCTCDDEIGAVNCDSANLKTFPIQLNPSIKSLILSNNNIKKINSADLDVYSDLEYLDLSGCGLTEINFEKARPLKYLKHLKLSNNNLVNISDKSFRKLKQLKVLDLSNNTLQRLFPHSLQGLNKLTYLNLSHNSINFISSNVFNDLGELTTLDLSYNVITKFNPTLFTNFNLLTTLILQHNLISEITPNSFSLLYSLIALDVSQNLITTIHQNAFHGLEQLKLLNLSRNQLSSIPHEEWGKVNGLIELDLSYNPIQVITELAFNDLKNLRVLLLNNLKNLKIVKDYAFLRLSALLRLDLSGCSSLIRITPKAFHDLVMLKQIDLSDNSLSTLHPNLLNWDNLSVLNLGGNSWNCTCEFLELIHSLSNTLQLDNVYCVNPENRRNRQAVALQGQCSFMENDKIYWGIIVFLSILITLTLLTCLSLCLKTKCLRNEKEKRIISRSPDSQNSSRAPLYYGRNDVFEGMAYNEKNDTFYGKNFITINPSLSAVPTFGFTSTISQVPSNHHLDEEYYSQLILPANNYYCGTNGRQTYSPSDQNPYAALIDDRRPIITPPMIPAPPPRVSPGKASSHPRLVYDNSSSTVITNLSGTLSKYPKYPVSEL; the protein is encoded by the exons atgaacaattattatatatttttgtatttttattttacaataatattatctaaAATACATGGACAGTCATTTTTATGTCCAGTTAAATGTACTTGTGATGATGAAATTGGAGCTGTAAATTGTGATTCAGCTAACCTTAAAACATTTCCAATACAGTTAAATCCTTCAATCAAAAGTCTTATACTATcaaataacaatataaaaaaaattaattctgCTGATTTAGATGTCTACTCAG ATCTTGAATATCTTGATTTATCTGGATGTGGTTTGAcagaaattaattttgaaaaagctcgcccattaaaatatttgaagcACCTTAAACTATCTAATAACAATCTTGTTAATATTTCTGATAAAAGCTTCCGAAAGCTTAAGCAACTTAAG gTATTAGATCTTTCAAATAATACACTTCAACGTCTTTTTCCACACTCTCTTCAAggattaaataaattaacttaTCTAAATTTGTCACATAACTCAATTAACTTTATATCATCAAATGTCTTTAATGATCTTGGAGAACTAACAACTTTAGATCTATCTTATAATGTTATAACAAAATTCAATCCAacattatttacaaatttcaatttattaacaACTCTTATCCTACAACATAATTTAATATCTGAGATTACTCCTAACTCATTCTCTTTACTATATTCTTTAATTGCTTTGGATGTTTCACAAAATTTAATCACAACTATCCATCAAAATGCTTTTCATGGATTGGAACAATTAAAGTTGTTAAATCTTTCAAGAAATCAGTTATCCTCTATTCCTCATGAAGAGTGGGGAAAGGTTAATGGTCTTATTGAATTAGATTTATCATATAACCCTATTCAAGTAATTACTGAATTGGCATTTAATGATCTTAAAAATCTAAGagttttgttattaaataatttaaagaatttaaaaattgtcaaGGATTATGCCTTCCTTCGTCTATCGGCACTCCTACGCCTAGATTTATCAGGATGTTCCTCTTTAATTAGAATTACACCAAAAGCTTTCCATGATCTTGTGATGTTAAAACAAATAGATTTATCTGATAATAGTCTTTCTACTCTTCATCCAAATCTCCTTAACTGGGACAATCTTTCAGTTTTAAATTTAGGAGGAAATTCATGGAATTGTACATGTGAATTTCTTGAATTAATTCATTCACTCTCAAATACCCTTCAATTGGATAATGTTTATTGTGTAAATCCTGAAAATAGAAGAAATAGGCAGGCTGTTGCATTACAGGGACAATGTAGTTTCAtggaaaatgataaaatttattggggtataattgtatttttgtCAATACTTATTACATTAACACTCCTTACATGCCTTTCATTAtgtttaaaaacaaaatgttTAAGAAATGAAAAAGAGAAAAGAATAATTTCAAGATCTCCAGATTCTCAAAATAGTTCCAGAGCTCCATTATATTATGGAAGGAATGATGTATTTGAGGGAATGgcttataatgaaaaaaatgatacattttatggaaaaaattttatcaccATTAACCCATCACTTTCAGCTGTTCCAACTTTTGGTTTCACTAGTACTATATCACAGGTACCTTCAAATCATCATTTAGATGAGGAATACTATTCACAATTAATATTACCagcaaataattattattgtgGGACTAATGGTAGACAGACCTACTCACCATCTGACCAAAATCCATATGCAGCTTTAATAGATGATAGGAGACCAATAATAACACCACCAATGATACCAGCTCCTCCACCAAGAGTATCACCAGGAAAGGCATCCTCACATCCTAGATTGGTATATGACAATTCCTCCAGTACTGTTATTACAAATTTAAGTGGAACACTATCAAAATATCCCAAATATCCAGTCAGTGAACTTTAA
- a CDS encoding Cytochrome c oxidase subunit Vb, producing the protein MATLTLKSFSSFALKSNTISKVAGVAAARTFATEAAPEDYGFYPDPLEHATGREKKMMLARLAGDDRYEPKVYYRAELSTKEKPNLVPAHFDFRIVGCLCEPDSGHVNFMTINKGVPKRCECGHWFKAIDADPESV; encoded by the exons ATGGCAACCTTAACTTTGAAATCTTTTAGCTCATTCgctttaaaatcaaatactATTTCTAAAGTAGCAGGTGTTGCAGCAGCTCGCACTTTTGCTACAGAAGCAGCACCAGAAGATTACGGTTTTT atccTGATCCTCTTGAACATGCAACTGGTCGTGAAAAAAAGATGATGCTTGCTCGTCTTGCTGGAGATGATCGTTATGAACCAAAAGTCTATTATCGTGCCGAACTAAGTACTAAAGAAAAACCAAATTTAGTTCCAGCTCATTTTGATTTTCGCATAGTTGGGTGCTTGT GTGAACCAGACAGTGGACATGTTAATTTCATGACTATTAATAAAGGAGTTCCAAAACGTTGTGAATGCGGTCATTGGTTTAAGGCTATCGATGCTGATCCAGAATCTGTctaa
- a CDS encoding Probable ATP-dependent RNA helicase pitchoune, translating to MNVEKKVLKRKLNKFKLSKKKKKVVEEKHATSSEDSDSDNEKPQSLEKVPSLDEKINDKDGEDKNETSVNESKVTSTKKSILTDVKFSSLKDSVNEKLLKQIEVMGFDKMTHIQAQTIPPLLEGKDVLGSAKTGSGKTLAFLVPAIELLHKLDWKPYNGTGVIIISPTRELSLQTYGVLTELLENNSSLSHGLVMGGSNRTTEAQKLEKGVNILVATPGRLLDHLRNTKDFHYKNLKALIIDEADRILDIGFEIEMHSIIKMLPRKRQTMLFSATHSSKVDELVKEALHSNPIKVGLEEQMYWEEHATVEGLEQGYVVAPSEKRFLLLFTFLKKNRNKKVMVFFSSCASVKYHAELLNYIDISVQSIHGKQKQQKRTATFFSFCEASSGILLCTDVAARGLDIPSVDWIVQFDPPDDPREYIHRVGRTARGDSGTGHALLILRPEELGFLRYLKASKVTLNEFEFSWNKVANIQLQLEKLINENYYLNKSAKEAYKGYIRAYDSHSLKQIFDIHTLDLLKVSKSFGFSAPPYVDLPITNKSGKQREKPSGGGYLKKHKTAFGGGKRY from the exons ATGAATGTAgagaaaaaagttttgaaaagaaaacttaataaatttaagttatctaaaaaaaagaaaaaagttgtAGAGGAGAAACACGCTACTTCATCAGAAGATTCTGATAGTGATAATGAAAAACCTCAATCATTAGAAAAAGTGCCATCATTAGATGAGAAAATTAATGACAAAGATGGTgaagataaaaatgaaacTTCGGTTAACGAGAGTAAAGTAACATCtactaaaaaaagtatattaacAGATGTTAAATTTAGTTCATTAAAAGATTCTGTTAATGAAAAGTTACTAAAACAAATTGAAGTTATGGGATTTGACAAAATGACACATATACAAGCACAAACAATTCCACCACTTCTTGaa ggAAAAGATGTACTTGGATCAGCAAAAACAGGTTCTGGAAAAACACTTGCTTTTTTGGTACCTGCAATTGAATTACTTCATAAACTTGATTGGAAACCATACAATGGTACAGGtgttattataatttctCCAACACGTGAATTATCTTTACAAACTTATGGTGTATTAACAGAACTTCTAGAAAACAATTCAAGTTTATCTCATGGATTAGTAATGGGTGGTTCAAACAGAACAACTGAAGCACAAAAACTTGAGAAAGGAGTTAATATCTTGGTAGCTACACCAGGGCGATTATTAGATCATTTAAGAAATACAAAAgattttcattataaaaatttgaaggCACTTATAATTGATGAAGCTGATCGTATATTAGATATTGGTTTTGAAATTGAAATGCattcaattataaaaatgctTCCAAGAAAAAGACAAACAATGTTATTTTCAGCTACACATTCTTCTAAAGTTGATGAGCTTGTCAAAGAAGCTTTACATTCAAATCCAATTAAAGTTGGTTTAGAAGAACAAATGTATTGGGAGGAACATGCTACTGTTGAAGGATTAGAACAAGGATATGTTGTTGCTCCTTCTGAAAAAcgttttttgttattatttacttttttgaaaaaaaatcgAAACAAGAAAGTTATGGTTTTCTTTTCTTCATGTGCCTCAGTTAAGTATCATGCAgaattgttaaattatattgatatatCAGTTCAATCTATTCATGGAAAACAAAAACAACAAAAGAGAACTGCAACATTTTTCTCATTTTGTGAGGCTTCTTCAGGAATTTTACTATGTACAGATGTCGCGGCACGTGGTCTTGATATTCCATCAGTTGATTGGATTGTTCAATTTGATCCTCCAGATGATCCAAGGGAATACATTCATCGTGTTGGGCGTACAGCAAGAGGTGATTCTGGTACGGGACATGCATTATTAATTCTAAGACCAGAAGAACTTGGCTTCTTAAGATATCTTAAAGCTTCAAAAGTAACATTAAACGAGTTTGAATTTTCCTGGAATAAAGTTGCTAACATTCAATTACAATTGGAGAAATTgattaatgaaaattattatttaaataaaagtgcTAAAGAAGCATACAAAGGATACATAAGAGCATATGATTCTCACtctttaaaacaaatatttgatattcATACATTAGATTTACTTAAAGTATCTAAATCATTTGGATTCTCGGCACCACCATATGTCGATCTTCCAATTACCAACAAAAGTGGCAAACAACGTGAAAAACCAAGTGGAGGTGGttatttgaaaaaacatAAAACTGCTTTTGGTGGTGGAAAAAGATACTAA
- a CDS encoding 40S ribosomal protein S18: MSLVVPEKFQHIHRVMNTNINGNSKVPYALTAIKGCGRRFSFVCCRKADVDLTKRAGELSEEDLEKVVTVMLNPQQYKIPNWFLNRQKDIKDGKSIQAVSSGLDNKLRDDLERMKKIRLHRGLRHYWGLRVRGQHTKTTGRRGRTVGVSKKKGG; the protein is encoded by the exons ATGTCATTGGTAGTTCCAGAAAAATTCCAACACATTCATCGTGTTATGAACACAAACATTAATGGTAACAGTAAGGTTCCTTATGCTCTTACTGCTATTaag gGATGTGGACGTCGTTTCTCATTTGTATGTTGCCGTAAAGCTGATGTCGATCTTACCAAGAGAGCTGGAGAACTTTCAGAAGAAGATCTTGAAAAGGTTGTCACCGTTATGCTTAACCCACAACAATACAAAATTCCAAATTGGTTTCTTAACAGACAAAAGGACATTAAGGATGGTAAATCTATTCAAGCTGTTTCTTCTGGACTTGATAACAAACTTCGTGATGACTTGGAACGTATGAAGAAGATACGCCTTCATCGTGGTCTTCGTCACTACTGGGGACTTCGTGTTCGTGGTCAACATACTAAAACTACTGGACGTAGAGGACGTACTGTTGGTGTATCTAAAAAGAAGGGAGGTTAA
- a CDS encoding Protein wntless homolog, whose amino-acid sequence MGAVIEELSNRKLFTILSILGIVQIIFFLAGAIYSPEPSTSMDFLMTPCEDSTPDIPKWIQIRPSNCKVIHELHNYVSKSPSRRDIVFQAQMPHIRNGVQLEYSKWFQFLIGILDINIEYDPNIIMDEEILMEFEVRLGYKNKDDKEWKEYYNINITRKLHCTISEERKIKGNFYDCQPIDLFELSSNPYPYYLLNIKLPVTDETCKKNPKAPNCGLGLIDEIKFISIHQNGGFTYIWLLLKTLVTPFIFYGNYWYWKRISDLNRPKYLVEKSIQALGITTLILDIPFEWITILTRWPIILLFNDIRQGIFYSILFSFWLIFAGEHLVEAGYGNTLKDYWKNLTLIGISSFGFLFYDTIERGIQMINPFFTLWSSDFGTSVATTILQLSCLSLLLYIIFLIYKVVLVWNCIRRKREAQLYQSNPLRRIKVENVIFRFKFLMIFTVICAILTVLTYAFKQIGEMQYHDSDPSSGFLTSWTSAFFIGTFGMWNIYVMLLLAMYAPSHKYFKEATILMSDIKDNVDFLSGNNEGAAMTTLLKPCTD is encoded by the exons atgggTGCTGTAATAGAAGAATTAAGTAATCGAAAATTATTTACCATACTATCTATACTTGGTATTGTccagataatattttttttagctgGAGCCATTTATTCACCTGAACCATCAACATCAATGGATTTCTTGATGACTCCTTGTGAAGACTCTACACCAGATATACCAAAATGGATACAAATAAGGCCTTCTAATTGTAAAGTAATTCATGAACTTCATAATTATGTTTCAAAATCACCCTCTAGAAGGGATATTGTTTTTCAAGCACAGATGCCTCATATTAGAAATGGTGTTCAATTGGAGTATTCTAAATggtttcaatttttaataggaattttagatattaatattgaatatgatccaaatattattatggaTGAAGAAATTCTTATGGAATTTGAAGTTAGATTaggatataaaaataaagatgacAAGGAATGGaaagaatattataatattaatattactagAAAATTGCATTGTACAATTTCAGAAGAAAGA aaaataaaaggGAATTTTTATGATTGCCAACCAATAGATTTATTTGAATTAAGTTCAAATCCATAtccatattatttattaaatattaaacttcCAGTAACAGATGAAActtgtaaaaaaaatcctAAAGCTCCTAATTGTGGTTTGGGTTTGATAGAtgagataaaatttatctcaATTCATCAAAATGGTGGTTTCACATATATTtggttattattaaaaacactAGTAACaccttttattttttatggaAATTATTGGTATTGGAAAAGAATTAGTGATCTTAATCGTCCAAAGTATCTTGTTGAAAAATCTATACAAGCATTAGGAATAACAACACTTATACTTGATATTCCTTTTGAATGGATAACAATTTTAACTAGATGGccaattattttactttttaatgatataagaCAAGgaattttttatagtatacTTTTTAGTTTTTGGTTAATATTTGCTGGAGAACATCTTGTGGAGGCAGGTTATGGAAATACATTAAAAGATTACTGGAAAAATCTTACTTTAATAGGTATATCTTCTTTtggttttttattttacgaTACAATTGAAAGAGGAATCCAAATGATTAATCCTTTTTTTACACTTTGGTCAAGTGATTTTGGTACTTCTGTAGCAACGACTATTCTTCAACTTTCTTGTTTATCATTActtttatacattatttttttgatttacaAAGTAGTACTAGTATGGAATTGTATTAGAAGAAAAAGAGAAGCTCAGTTATATCAAAGTAATCCTTTAAGAAGAATAAAAGTtgaaaatgtaatatttcgttttaaatttttaatgatttttacTGTTATTTGTGCCATACTAACAGTATTAACATATGCATTTAAACAAATAGGTGAAATGCAATATCATGATTCAGATCCAAGTTCAGGTTTTTTAACATCATGGACATCTGCCTTTTTTATTGGAACATTTGGAATGTGGAATATTTATGTGATGCTCCTATTGGCAATGTATGCACCAtcacataaatattttaaagaagcTACCATTTTAATGAGTGACATCAAGGATAATGTTGATTTTTTAAGTGGAAATAATGAAGGAGCAGCTATGACTACTTTATTAAAACCATGTAcagattaa